The following are from one region of the Nicotiana tabacum cultivar K326 chromosome 3, ASM71507v2, whole genome shotgun sequence genome:
- the LOC107770994 gene encoding subtilisin-like protease SBT1.7 has protein sequence MSENSHKLKMSRYPVILVVVALLFRCHMSVAMVKKKTYIIHMAKSQMPATFNDDHTHWYDSSLRSVSDSAEMLYVYNNVIHGFSARLTPQEAESLETQPGILSVLPELKYQLHTTRTPTFLGLDKSADFFPESDAMSDVIIGVLDTGVWPESKSFDDSGLGPIPASWKGQCESGTNFSSSNCNRKLIGARYFSRGYETTLGPIDESKESKSPRDDDGHGTHTSTTAGGSVVQGASLFGYAPGTARGMATRARVAVYKVCWVGGCFSSDILAAMDKAIDDNVNVLSLSLGGGISDYYRDSVAIGAFAAMEKGILVSCSAGNAGPSPYSLSNVAPWITTVGAGTLDRDFPAYVSLGNGKNFSGVSLYKGNSLPNKMLPFVYAGNASNVTNGNLCMTGTLIPEKVKGKIVLCDRGINARVQKGSVVKAAGGAGMVLTNTAANGEELVADAHLLPATAVGQKTGDAIRDYLTSDSNPTATILFEGTKVGIEPSPVVAAFSSRGPNSITPEILKPDIIAPGVNILAGWTGAVGPTGLEEDDRRVGFNIISGTSMSCPHVSGLAALLKGAHPEWSPAAIRSALMTTAYTAYKNGGAIQDVSTGKPSTPLDHGAGHVDPVSALNPGLVYDITTDDYLNFLCALNYTPSQISSLARRNFTCNESKKYSVTDLNYPSFAVSFPAESAARTGSAGSSSIKYSRMLTNVGPAGTYKVTVTSPTSSVKITVEPETLSFSQMNEKKSYTVTFTAPSMSSSTTNVFGRIEWSDGKHVVGSPLAISWT, from the coding sequence ATGAGTGAAAATTCACACAAACTCAAAATGTCTAGATACCCAGTAATACTTGTTGTTGTTGCACTTCTGTTCCGATGCCACATGTCAGTGGCAATGGTGAAGAAGAAAACATACATCATTCACATGGCTAAATCCCAAATGCCAGCAACTTTTAACGACGACCATACTCACTGGTATGACTCGTCCCTAAGATCAGTCTCTGACTCAGCTGAGATGCTCTATGTTTACAACAACGTTATCCATGGTTTCTCAGCAAGGCTTACACCACAAGAAGCTGAATCCTTAGAAACCCAACCTGGGATTCTCTCTGTTTTACCCGAGTTAAAATACCAACTCCACACTACTCGTACACCTACTTTTCTGGGCCTCGACAAAAGCGCTGATTTCTTCCCTGAGTCAGATGCTATGAGTGACGTCATCATCGGAGTACTTGACACTGGAGTTTGGCCGGAAAGTAAGAGTTTCGACGATAGTGGACTTGGGCCTATTCCCGCTTCGTGGAAAGGTCAGTGTGAGTCTGGAACCAATTTCAGTTCATCGAATTGTAACAGAAAGCTTATCGGAGCTAGGTATTTTTCTAGAGGTTATGAGACTACACTTGGTCCAATTGATGAGTCCAAAGAGTCCAAATCACCAAGGGACGATGACGGACACGGAACACACACTTCTACCACAGCAGGTGGTTCAGTTGTTCAGGGCGCTAGCCTTTTTGGCTATGCTCCTGGAACTGCTCGAGGAATGGCTACTCGTGCAAGAGTTGCCGTGTATAAAGTTTGCTGGGTTGGTGGATGTTTTAGTTCCGATATATTAGCAGCTATGGACAAAGCAATTGATGATAACGTAAATGTACTTTCGTTATCACTAGGTGGAGGCATATCGGATTATTACAGAGACAGCGTTGCAATTGGAGCGTTTGCTGCTATGGAGAAGGGTATTTTGGTCTCTTGTTCAGCTGGAAATGCTGGTCCGAGCCCATACAGTTTGTCTAACGTAGCACCTTGGATCACCACCGTTGGGGCCGGAACATTGGACCGTGATTTTCCGGCATATGTAAGCCTTGGTAATGGTAAAAACTTCTCAGGCGTTTCACTTTACAAGGGTAATTCATTACCTAACAAAATGCTTCCCTTTGTGTATGCTGGTAATGCTAGCAACGTCACCAATGGAAATCTGTGTATGACGGGTACTTTAATTCCTGAGAAAGTTAAAGGCAAGATTGTGTTGTGTGACAGAGGGATTAACGCTAGAGTCCAAAAGGGCTCTGTGGTAAAAGCAGCTGGTGGGGCGGGCATGGTTTTGACTAACACGGCCGCGAATGGGGAGGAGCTAGTGGCTGACGCTCACTTACTTCCGGCGACCGCAGTGGGTCAAAAGACAGGGGATGCAATCAGGGATTATTTAACCTCGGATTCTAATCCAACGGCCACCATTCTTTTTGAAGGAACAAAGGTAGGAATTGAACCGTCACCAGTTGTTGCAGCGTTTAGTTCTAGAGGCCCGAATTCAATCACCCCGGAGATACTTAAACCGGATATCATCGCGCCTGGTGTTAACATTCTAGCCGGTTGGACTGGGGCTGTCGGTCCAACCGGGTTAGAAGAGGACGATAGACGGGTCGGGTTCAACATTATCTCGGGCACCTCCATGTCGTGTCCACACGTGAGTGGCTTAGCGGCTTTGCTAAAAGGGGCCCACCCAGAATGGAGCCCTGCCGCCATCCGTTCGGCGCTCATGACCACCGCTTACACCGCCTACAAGAACGGCGGAGCAATACAAGACGTCTCCACCGGAAAACCATCAACACCGCTTGATCACGGAGCCGGACACGTGGATCCCGTTTCAGCATTGAACCCAGGACTGGTCTACGACATAACCACCGACGATTATCTCAATTTCCTGTGTGCATTGAATTACACTCCCTCACAAATCAGCAGCTTAGCAAGAAGAAACTTCACGTGCAATGAGAGTAAAAAATACAGTGTCACAGATTTGAATTACCCTTCGTTTGCAGTCTCATTTCCAGCAGAATCCGCAGCTCGAACCGGGAGTGCCGGTTCAAGCTCAATCAAATACAGCCGGATGCTGACTAATGTTGGACCGGCTGGAACATATAAAGTTACAGTTACATCACCAACTAGTTCAGTGAAGATTACGGTTGAGCCTGAGACATTGAGTTTCAGTCAGATGAATGAGAAGAAATCATATACAGTGACTTTTACGGCTCCATCAATGTCTTCCTCAACTACGAATGTATTTGGCAGAATTGAGTGGTCAGATGGGAAGCATGTGGTGGGTAGTCCTCTGGCAATTTCTTGGACATGA